DNA from Mustela lutreola isolate mMusLut2 chromosome 6, mMusLut2.pri, whole genome shotgun sequence:
ATGCGAACGGACTGCAAGGCAGTCCGAGGCCCTAACTGACTCAGATTCCGGCATAGATTCCGGGATTGCTTCCGTTTCACACTTTCCATCCCCTCAGCCACATCCTAGCATCTGTCTCTGCTCCCTCGAGCCCAGAGCGTGGCTGTGCCCAGGCTCTTCTAGaggccacccaggggctcctggggatTTCTGCCTTTCCCGCCCCTCACACTGCTTAGTTAGTCGCTATTGACAAAAACACAGCAAGGGGGAAGAAAGATCCGCGCCGACCTCCGTATTGGAACCGGAGGTTCCAAACGCCAGGCCTCCTTTATCCGCAGAATCCACGGTGCAATTGATCGCAGTGCCCACGCGCACACGCTTAAGGGGCTTTCCAGATCCTTTCCCTGCGgaacacccacacccacacacacacaccacgcgCACAAATACCGTTTCTTATTCGATCCCAAGCGCCCACTTTCGCGGAGTGGGGCGGCCTCACTCTGTGGACCTACACGCTCCAGCCGGGTGGTACCGAGCTGCAGATGCTCTCCGCCCCCCAACTCCCCGGCCGCAGCCACAGTGGCCAGAGGCCACAGGCGGAGTGGGCGGCAGGGACTGCCCCAGCAGTTTCTGGGAGCGCCAAGGTCTGAAGGTTACAGGGTAGCCCCAACAGGAAGAATCTCTCTGGGGTTCTTGGGAACCTTTccaatctctctctgtcccctcagaTCCTTTACCTACCCTCCCCTTCTCGAGTTGCTCTTGTCCGAATTCCAGGGTTGGATTTTTTGgctttgcacccccccccccaaccccaactcaGATCCAGGTCTGAGACGTTAGAGAATTGTGCAAAGCAAATTCTTTCAGTAATCTGTTTATTTAAACAAGAggaccaaaacaaacaagcaagcaaacaaaaaagcaaaaacaaaaacaacagaccCATCCCACAACCATGTCAGAGGCAAACCCTTCACCAGATATGGACAAACCCATTGAAACCACACCAGAATGTCCCAGTAAGCAAAATGAACACAATGTCAGGGATTAGGAAAAGAAATCTAACGCAAACCAGTTCAGACGTGCACATTGACACGCAGTCCCCCTCTCTTTCCCaggaacacccccccccaccctgcccgtGGAACCTGCCCCCCAACCTCATCTCTATCCTTGAAACAGTTCCATAGGACTTCTTTTGCCCACATTTCCCAAAACTTGAGAGTTGCTATGAAGAAAAGAGGTTTCCATTCCTCTCTCCAAACCCAGAGGAATCTCCGACAACTGCCCGGCCCCCTTTCCTTCCGGTCCGCGGTACTTTAGGTGTGACTTGGTTGGGGAAattgagggggagggggagtaaagttaaaaaaaaaaacaaaaaaaatcaggaaggagCGAGCTGGAGCGGTGAGTGTGTCAATCAGAGGGTTTTGTGCCTTGGGGCTCCTAGCGGTTCTGAGCAGAGGTGTCCCAGGGCGGCCCCACAATGAATATGAATAGGAATCCTTGCTAAATGGGACAGCAAAGCGCACCGCCCTGAATGATGGCACGTCATCCTAACCAGCCCAGGATAGATAGGAGGGttccttttgtctcttttctccgGCGCGGCTCTATAAAAGCCCCTCTTTTTCAGCGTGAGGTTAGTCCAAGCATACACCAACCCGCTGTCCAAGAAACAGCCGAACcagagagaagggagtggggagggagaaaggcgGGGGGAAAAGCAGCGCCTCAGCTTTTCTTCTCACATCTTGCCGCTGAGAAGTGGGTCGCTGGGCAGTGCAGATTTTTCTAAattcaagattttctttaattttccaccTAAATCCTCCCCACGGTAGGGCCGCATCCCCCGTAATAAAATGAATTCTGATTCGAGCTCTGTCTCCAGCAGAGCTTCATCACCGGACATGGATGAGATGTATCTGAGGGaacaccaccaccgccaccaccaccaccaggagaGCCGTCTCAACTCGGTCTCTTCCACGCAGGGCGACATGGTGCAAAAGATGCCTGGAGAAAGCCTCTCGCGGGCCGGCGCCAAGGCCACGGGCGAAAGCAGCAAGTACAAAATCAAGAAGCAGCTGTCGGAGCAGGACCTACAGCAGTTACGGCTGAAGATCAACGGCCGCGAGCGCAAGAGGATGCACGACCTAAACCTAGCCATGGACGGGCTGCGCGAGGTCATGCCCTACGCGCACGGGCCCTCGGTGCGCAAGCTCTCCAAGATCGCCACTCTTCTGCTGGCCAGAAACTACATCCTCATGCTCACCAGCTCCCTGGAGGAGATGAAGAGGTTGGTTGGCGAGATCTATGGGGGCCACCACTCTTCCTTCCACTGCGGGACCGTGGGCCACTCCGCCGGCCACCCAGCACACGCCGCCAACGCCGTGCACGCTGTGCACCCCATCCTGGGCGGCGCGCTCTCTTCCGGCAACGCTTCGTCCCCGCTGTCCGCCGCCTCGCTGCCGGCCATCGGCACTATTCGACCTCCCCACTCGCTGCTCAAGGCGCCCTCCACGCCGCCCGCGCTGCAGCTGGGCAGCGGCTTCCAGCACTGGGCCGGGCTGCCCTGCCCCTGCACCATCTGCCAgatgccgccgccgccgcaccTTTCGGCTCTCTCCACCGCCAACATGGCTCGGCTGTCGGCCGAGTCCAAGGACTTGCTCAAGTGAGCGGCGGACCGACCGGCTGCCGAGGCTGAGGGGAGAGAGGCGGGAGGGACCGCGGTGCTGGGCCAGGAGGGAAGAGGGGGGCTGAGCACTCGGCCGGCGGGAGGGTGAGCGTGGGGCCCTGCGGCCTCCCACGCCGTGTGATCCCACTAGACCCCCAGAGGGAAAGGACCAAAACCAAACTGCAATTTCTAGGTGGTAACGAAGGGGGACTGGAACCAGACGTCGTGTGTTTTGCATGCATGCTTCTTTTCCCCATGCCGCGCCAGTATTTCTCACTTACATATGCTCTTGTCAAAACTGCATTTGTTGTATAAAGCCGGGATCGGTGTGGTTAAAAACTTGCGAAGGGACTTTAGAGTTGGTTTTCTCTGGCTCTGCGTTCTCCCCTTGGAAAAGACAACATCCCTTTTTTTgcaaaacaaatgtaaatatttccttGAGATGGATGCAATTATGAGTGTCACATCCTCTCCACAGTTGTTTTtctagagacagtgagagagagaaagagagagcgcgcgcgcgaaTTTGATCAAGACCCAAGTTTTGAATCTCAACTCCGGTCCAGGGCATGACATCTCTTATGTGGGTTTTCCTTAAGACGCAGTGTAGGTCAAAAGAATGCATGCACGCTTTTAAATGAATCTTATCTAAACATGTTGTGCAGGCCATGAGGCCATTTTCCTTGTAACAAGGATTTATTAGTGAATTCTCCCAAGTATCCATATATCTGTCTGTGGTTGTTTGAAATGAAAAGAGGGGGGCAGGGTGCAAAAACCCAAACTCACGCACAGGcgcttcttccccccaccccacccccttcgaACTCCATTCCCAAACTCCATCCTGTTCTAGGGGCCAGCTATCACCAGAACGTGGGCTCCCTCTACTAGCTTGCCCCATCCCCCACTTGCTCAGTGATTCTGCATGCGGGGTCAGCTCTCTCTATCATCAGCTTTGAAAAGTTATTGTGGTTTGGGGAGGGgtgctgtttttattttcctgaacatTTGCTTGAAATATTTTGTTAGGGCCTCAAAGACAAtacctgtctttattttttatatattcttgataactatgatatatttattaataaccagtgtttctggatgagatttcaaataaaaaagaaccttTAAATCCTGGCTTTGCTTTTgcctaaaatttttgaaaatggggGTAGTGGGTAAAAAAATGCCTGGCCCCGGTAAGGTGTATCTGGCAGTGAGTGAGAGATTTGGATGGGTGGGCAGATACAAAGAGTTTTCTCTGGTCATTCACAGGTAAAAAGGTCAGATAAATTGGTGTTAATTATTACAACCAGATGTCTTTCAAATGGGGGCATTGTCCACATTGGTAGTCTTGTGATATTTGAGCTCCTTATTTCCCAGCAGTAATCAGACACTCATAAACTCAGcaattgagattttaaaaaagtaatctgaaAACCCAAAGTGACAGGAAATGAGAGGCGCTGTGTGTGTTGACAACAGACAGGAATGAAGCAGTAAGTTAGCTTCTTTTCACTACAAATTGACCAtgtggcctttaaaaaaataaacaggttaAAATCTAGTATATGTTGTTAAAGTCAACAAAGAGGGtcctagaaaataaataatcgAATAATACCCACTCTTCTGCCTGCCCCCGTTGGCTGTGTGACCCACACAGAAAGGAAGGCCACTGTGCTTTGTAAGGCGAGCTCCGACGAGGCCAACCACCTTGTAAGTCCCAGCATCTCAGAGATTTACAGCAGgaattctcccttctttcctatGTTAGATTGCAAGTCTGATTAGTTGAATATACTGGGCAGCTGCTATGTAAATGATGGCTAAGACAGGGGTCATTTTAATCAATTACTTTTCTCTCTTCATCCCTCACTCCCAGTCCCCTGACAGTGTCATATAGTTTGTAGGAGCAAAAGTGATCCAGCAAGaaggttttgtttattcatttacaaaggaccaaaaaaaaaaaaaaaatcacaatctaGTGACGATAGTAACACTAACGGCACAAGCCTGTATTTCTTactaaggaaaatggaaatctgattaaaatataccacCCTGAAATTGGCCTCTGGATTAGATGTAACATCACCATGAGTTTGTTGAGGCTTAAACTCCTCTTCACAGAGAGGAAGCTAGTGGTTTCCCCTGCAGACCAATAGAGCTGTCTCTTTCCAGAATCCAGCATGGATAGCGCATCTAGGAATTATCTGCCCTttcctccctgggctccccaccaCTTGCCCTTGGGAGGGTATCTCAGTGGGTCCTGGTTCTATTTCACTCATCCACCTCCATCTCCCCTGTCCCCGCAAACTCCCCTACAGCCAGGAAGAAAGACCAAAGTGAGTGTCTACAGTGGAGGGTGCTTATTTCCCCGTGTCTTCGGCAGACAAATGGGGGAATAATCGTCTGTTTCCCAAGGGTGATTCATTTCTCTGGGTGAGGAAAGAGCTGTTGAGGATTTATTTGAAACCAACACAGGCCAGCCCTCCAGCCTTTCCCGGTGAGTTTATTATTTAAGaaggggagggtagggagaagtTTCATCAATCAGGGAAAGGACTTTCCCCTGAGCTGCTTGCAACTTTGGATCTTCTTTCCAAAAGCCTGGTCTTGGGGAAAAGCTGGAACTCTGGCCACAGAATTAATGGTGGGCTTCACCCCTTCTCTAGCGCTGAAGCTTAAATTGGGTGCTGGAAAGGAGTAAAACCACACTCCTTACAACCGGGGAGAGGTGAATTTTGAGATTGTGCTGCTGTGATGAATCCCTTTAGATACAACCAGTGGTCAAATTAAAGAGCTCTAAGATCCATTTTCCTGGGAAAATGCACTAAAAGGAACCACTGGGCCAGGAAATTCTACCCTGAATTATCCAACTAAAGCAGAAAAGAGACATTGCTTCAAACATTGGGGAGTTCCCCAGGCAAATTGAACTCTTCTCAGGGTTACAAAAACTCCAATGGGCTAAGGGAGACTGGGAGAAAGGATTCCTTTAAGAACAGGACAGGAACTCCAggagaaaaattatttggaaCCCAGTTGCTTGGATTTTCTTGGTCTATTGGGAGAAAACATTAACCACTGGCCTCTAGGGAAGGTTCTTGTCCCCGGCGAGGGCTGGTCCTCTTGGGGATGTGACTTTGGGAGCACTTGCAATTCCCATTTAAGTACTCTGAATTACTGACGCCCCTAAGAAAAGTTTATGACCCCTAAGATGAGGATGGTTCTTGGCCGAAATTGTTTCCTTGTAAATATACCACTTTCTGGAAAGTTCTCAAGTTTAAGACAGTTTTTAATTCAATCTAGAAATACGACTAGGTTTCCCTCATTCCAGAATAAACGTTGCTTTACATTTAAAAGAACAGCAAAATCCTCGTGGGCGGAGATATCTTGAGAAGGCTTGCCCTAGAAACCTCGAGGTGGTTTAAGCAGGTGACTGAACTTCAAGCGAGGGAGAAAGTCGCACTTAGAATGGGGAACGCAGGCTGGCTTTGGCTGCCTACGCTAGAAATTTCTTTCTGAGAAACTCCTCTCGCAAATAGGTTCTGGAACCCTGGATTACTATCTAGAAAAAGGGCTGGGAGAGGCGGCCTGAGGAGGCCCACGACGTCCAAGGTTTCCTTACAGGAGTAGGACTTGTGTCTCTGCaaactccccccccaccccctccaccgaGCAGCTAGGTCAAGCGAAATTTCGTCGCCTCCACTGATACCCTTACCAGTAACTGCAAAAGCCCGGATTCTCTGAGCATTTCACTCAGGCAAGAGGATTTAACTGCCCTTTCTAGGTCCCGCCTGGGGACTTCGGGCCCCACTCTCCTCCTTGGGCTGCGCGTCGGAACGTTGGGCTCCCAACCCTCCGCGCCCGGGCGGGTACACTTCtagctctgcctgctgctcgcccCCGCCTCTCTGCCGCCCTGGGGCGCTAGGGACAGGCGTCGGGGCTCGGGGACCGAGAAGCCTCGGCGACCCCGAAGGCGCCGGGCGGAAGCTCAGCCTCACTCCTCTGAACTCCTGCTGGGACCCACGGGGCTGCAGGAATTAGTCCGTGGCTCCAGGCATCCCAGTCCCCGTAACTCTCCCCCGGGACCCTCCTCGTCCCAAGGCCCGTGGCCACCCCACTTCCGCGGCTCCTGGCCAGAGCAGGAAAGGGGAATAGTGAGGAGGAGACGTCGGGGCCCGGCGCCCACCGAGGCCGCTCGGGATGTGCGCGGCTCCCGGAGAGTGCCGACCCGCGCCCCGGCTTAGGAAGCGCCGCTGGAGGAGGAGGCTCGGCAGAAGGGCGCTGGAAGTGTCCTCAGAGAGAAATGGGCCAAAGGGGGGGACTTTGGTGGAACCGGACGCACCCTCATCTTCCGCCTGCCTGTCGGCCAACTCGCAGAAGAATGAGTGTCTGCCTCCCCACCTCGCAGTTTCTGAGCCTCTCGGGTACCCATTTCGCTTACAAGTAGCCCGGAGGAGCCCAAACCCGAAGGTTCAGATCTGCGGGACCGCTTTTTAGTTGAGTGTCCGTTTTCAGTGAACCCTTTCCTGGGACGCCGAGGTCGCGCGGGCTGCTAGGGGGCCGgagggagtgggtgggtgggacACGGCCGGGAAGAGAAGCAGAGCCGCGCGAGCCTCCGAACCTGCTCCGCGCCAGACGCCGGCTGTGCGGCCCACCCGCTGGGAGCGTGGCCCCTCCCTCAGCGCTCCAGCACCTGCCGGCGGGGAGCCCGGAGTCCCGCCAGCCACAGGGTCCAGCGCTGCAGAGACTGGCCCCGAACTTTGCCTCGGTTCTGGGGCCTAACGCGGAGGGGGTCGGCGCCGAGACTCCAGCTCTGCGGGAGCTGGGGGTCCACACCTTGGAGCTGCGTCTCGTGGGAAGTGACAGTCCCTGGGCTCTGCCATCTGCACGCCAGGCCAAGAGAGGCGGGGGCGCAGGTAACAAAGCAAAGATAAGCCGGGGAAGGACGACCCGGAGCAAGGCTCAGCCCCAACTGCGCCAACACTCGCAAGAGTCTTGAAATACCTAAGCATTTATGGAAACCCGGAGAGAGAAAAACCAGTAACATTAACAACAAACAAATCCAAACTCGGACGGAGAGCTGCAGGCATGCTTTCCTCTCTGTTCCCTGCACCCCTAAGCCCAGCCCCGCGCCAACCATTTGCAAAGTTTGCTAAGGAGATAGGGTCCAGGTCTGCCCGGACGGCCCCCGCTGCTGCGCTCTCACCAGCCACTTTTCCTCGCTGGGGACCTCACAGAGCAGCGGCCGACCTGCTCTCCGCCGCAGCCCCGGACCTCAacccctggcacagagctcctgctTCTGATCCAAGCTCCGGCCCTGGTCCCGGCTCCTGCCAGCGCTCGGGAAAGAAAGTTCCACAGGGCCCGAGATGGGTCCTGGGGAGCTGGGGATGCTGGGCTAAAACTCCAACGAAGGAGGGAGggtgaagagggaggcagagacctGGGCTCTCAAAGCTCGGGCCTGGATGCTGTTGCGGTGTCCTGGGGTTCTGGTGGTGGCAAAGTGGTCGAGTCACTCGCGACCCATGAGAACAAGGAGCGGAAGGGGCCTGTGTCTGTGGGAAGTCACTTGGGGTAGCTGCTCCCGAAAGTTTTGGGGTTCCGTTCGGCCCTGATGTAATCCGGGGCCGTCTTTCCCTTGCGGTCCGCTAACAGACAGCTCGGAGAGTGCAGGAGCAGAGGGGTCTGATCTGATCTGGGGCGCCACAGTTTACGTGCAAGATATAGTCTCTCCACTCTGCATCTCCCTTGGGCGTGGAAAACTCCAGAAGCCGGGCTGTGAGAGGGGCCCCTCTCCGCATACCGCAGAGCTGCCGTGCAGAGGAAGCATTCCTGCCCACTGGCAGAATTCTTCGCTGCGTGCGAGGAAATAGAAGTTGGAGCAAACACATTACAGGGAGACTTTCTATTCCTCTCGGGTATTCAactgcccctccaccccatcccACATCTCTGCTCTGGGAAAGGACCAGGAAATTCACATCAGCCTTTGAATTCAAATGTAAACATTTGGCACTCCAGCGCACCCCAGCAATGCGAGCCTTTATCACCCCTTCCTTACATCCTATCCTTTAGAGTTTCCTCCGCTTCAGGACTGAACACTTTCTGGGTGCTTTCTATGCGTTGGACACTGTCAGGGGCACATGAGAAAATAGCACAACAGCAAGAGAAGTACCCCCATTCAAATGCATAAGAAatgccccccgccccttcaaggcCCTCTGAGCCGAGGGGGAAACACCCGCCACCTAAGTCCGGTGGTAAAAACTCCTCCGGTCTCACAAAACACAAATGCTGCGAACAACGTCCTCGTAGAGGCTTTTTCAGATGATAGAATACTTGCTGCCCATTCCCTCTCTCAGATAGAAAGGACAGGAGCAGATGCCTTTGATTAATACGGAAATGAAAAGAAGCAATGGAGGCAATACTTATGTTCATCGCGCTTGTTTAGAGATTTATTGACACCGAGATAAACTTCAGTCTGGGGCATCTCCGTAATTCATGTCTCCATTAGTTATTACCAAATGAGCAAATCGTTTTTCTCTtaactggttttttaaaagaaaaagtaaaaggacggggggaggttgggagaaatctttttttaatgggattaGAGTCATTATCTTCCTGTCTCTGTGGGTCCCCAAGCTCCAGAAGCTTGCCTCTCTACTCCGGAGTTCACCAGGCTGTGTTCTAAACATAAAACAATCCtgtaatttccttcaagaacaaaagttttcaaagaaatgaccTGCACAGTGTCCCCCTCAATAAAGCAGAATTGACTTAATGGTCTGTTAATTACTCCATccctgcagggggagggaagcTTCGGAAAGGATTGCTACAAACCCTCTGATGATTGAAGTTGTGCTCTGTCCCCAAGTGTACAGCTGGGGCTGAGCCATTGAAAACCCAGACAAAACAAAATCCCTGATAAATAATCCTACCTAGAACACAAAGATTCAGCCTACAATTGTTGCATTTTTGCTGGATCCTCAGAGAAGACCAGAGGGAGCACTTGGGGGCTTCCCGTAATCTCTAAAGCTTGAGGCCAGGGGTTCCTggacaaaagttaaaaaaagagcttGTATGACTTTCCTGTCCCCTTATCCCCCCATGTctcacttctttctcttttttgagacTCTGACTAtacttttgttttatcttttttttttttttttgcacaaattACAGTTTGTTTCATCATTTAATATATTTCGGTTTGGTTATCTTTTCTCGTGGTTTCTCTGTTAATCATGTAAACCTGAGAAGACAAATTTGAGTGTCATAGTAAATAAGAACAAAGTAGAGAATCAAAATACTTAGGAGATAGATTTGGGTTGTTGTTCTCCATGACTTTTCACATCTGTAAGGTGAATATGTTAGTCATGCAAGTGCAAGTGCGTATGTTTCTAAAATCAAAAAAGTTG
Protein-coding regions in this window:
- the OLIG3 gene encoding oligodendrocyte transcription factor 3 is translated as MDEMYLREHHHRHHHHQESRLNSVSSTQGDMVQKMPGESLSRAGAKATGESSKYKIKKQLSEQDLQQLRLKINGRERKRMHDLNLAMDGLREVMPYAHGPSVRKLSKIATLLLARNYILMLTSSLEEMKRLVGEIYGGHHSSFHCGTVGHSAGHPAHAANAVHAVHPILGGALSSGNASSPLSAASLPAIGTIRPPHSLLKAPSTPPALQLGSGFQHWAGLPCPCTICQMPPPPHLSALSTANMARLSAESKDLLK